The following coding sequences lie in one Aureimonas sp. AU20 genomic window:
- a CDS encoding GNAT family N-acetyltransferase: MSTASPIAAIRLAPVAPADRDRLAALAVAPDQAGFVASNAASLEEADEDPDARPRALWLSDGPGSAERLVGFLMYEAPSGDTEARIYRLMIDRAEQGRGLGKAALQAVLGEIRALAHIQEISICYDPGNAAARHMYGQAGFVEEGLDEDGEMIARLLWPKI, from the coding sequence TTGAGCACGGCCTCCCCTATCGCCGCGATCCGCCTCGCGCCCGTTGCGCCGGCGGATCGCGATCGGCTGGCAGCGCTCGCCGTGGCGCCGGATCAGGCCGGTTTCGTCGCCAGCAACGCCGCCTCGCTGGAGGAGGCCGACGAGGACCCGGACGCCCGCCCGCGCGCGCTCTGGTTGAGCGACGGGCCGGGCTCGGCCGAGCGGCTGGTCGGTTTTCTCATGTACGAAGCGCCCTCCGGCGATACCGAAGCGCGCATCTATCGGCTGATGATCGACCGCGCCGAGCAGGGACGAGGCCTCGGCAAGGCCGCCCTCCAGGCCGTGCTCGGCGAAATCCGCGCCCTGGCGCACATCCAGGAAATCTCGATCTGCTACGACCCCGGCAATGCGGCAGCGCGGCACATGTATGGGCAGGCCGGCTTCGTCGAGGAAGGCTTGGACGAGGACGGCGAGATGATCGCCCGGCTCCTCTGGCCCAAAATCTGA
- a CDS encoding 4'-phosphopantetheinyl transferase family protein, with product MSAGPGAFPTPDEAALQAALDHLAPPGIRIACRALRAGDAAHLLPEEAGSITARHPARRDASVAARWAARQLLKAHGLGEAAIPRAPSGAPIWPAGLTGSLAHDETMAVAALGRIDVMGSLGVDVEPPEPLSPDLLPLVVTAADRLPEPSDLLAARLVFCAKEAVYKAVYPLDGQILDYGDIAVDLPLRRATTRSGRQLRLFICTVPRLVVLAVMEV from the coding sequence GTGAGCGCCGGGCCGGGCGCGTTCCCCACTCCCGACGAGGCAGCGCTCCAGGCGGCGCTCGACCATCTCGCCCCGCCCGGCATTCGCATTGCCTGCCGCGCGCTGCGCGCGGGAGACGCGGCGCATCTCCTGCCCGAAGAGGCCGGCTCGATCACCGCCAGACATCCCGCTCGTCGGGATGCGAGCGTCGCGGCGCGCTGGGCGGCGCGGCAGTTGCTGAAGGCGCATGGGCTGGGCGAAGCCGCCATTCCCCGCGCGCCCTCCGGCGCGCCGATCTGGCCCGCCGGGCTGACGGGCTCGCTCGCCCATGACGAGACGATGGCCGTGGCGGCGCTCGGCCGGATCGATGTCATGGGCTCGCTCGGTGTCGATGTCGAGCCGCCCGAGCCCTTATCGCCCGATCTGCTTCCGCTCGTCGTGACGGCAGCAGATCGGCTTCCCGAACCCTCCGACCTCTTGGCGGCGCGCCTCGTGTTCTGCGCCAAGGAAGCCGTCTACAAAGCCGTCTATCCTCTGGACGGGCAGATCCTCGACTATGGCGACATCGCCGTCGATCTCCCGCTCCGGCGCGCCACGACCCGCTCCGGCCGCCAGCTCCGGCTGTTTATCTGCACGGTGCCGCGCCTCGTAGTGCTGGCCGTGATGGAGGTCTGA